In Carya illinoinensis cultivar Pawnee chromosome 10, C.illinoinensisPawnee_v1, whole genome shotgun sequence, one DNA window encodes the following:
- the LOC122280138 gene encoding apolipoprotein A-I-like, which translates to MQTDEHPQHSQQLVLHNPGSMSFSSNFSREDEEMSRSALSAFRAKEEEIEKKKMEVREKVQAHLGRVEEETKRLATIREELEALGDPTRKEVSSVRKKIDAVNKELKPLGHSCQKKEKEYKDALEAYNEKNREKVQLITRLMELVSESEKLRMKKLEELSKNIDSLQLTD; encoded by the exons ATGCAGACAGACGAGCATCCTCAACACTCGCAACAGTTAGTGCTGCACAACCCAGGAAGCATGAGTTTCAGCAGCAACTTCTCCAGAGAAGACGAGGAGATGTCAAGATCGGCTCTCTCTGCGTTCCGGGCCAAGGAGGAAGAgattgagaagaagaagatggaggtCAGAGAGAAGGTTCAAGCGCATTTGGGCCGAGTTGAAGAAGAAACCAAGCGTTTGGCCACGATTCGTGAG GAGCTTGAAGCGCTAGGCGATCCAACGAGGAAAGAAGTTTCATCAGTCCGTAAGAAGATTGATGCAGTGAACAAAGAACTAAAGCCATTAGGGCATTCTTGCCAGAAGAAG GAGAAAGAATACAAAGATGCTCTTGAGGCTTACAATGAAAAGAACAGGGAAAAAGTACAACTCATAACCAGGTTAATGGAG CTGGTGAGTGAAAGTGAGAAGCTGAGGATGAAGAAGCTGGAGGAGCTGAGCAAGAACATTGATTCATTACAGTTAACTGATTAG